From a single Aquincola tertiaricarbonis genomic region:
- a CDS encoding DMT family transporter — MTAIAAPHRPVWIAYTCLAASMALVGSYVGLSKLLVAVLPVFLLAWLRFGIAAVAMAHWVRRQPGEAPLSSHDRRLLFLESFLGNFLFSICVLFGVRLTTALAAGVIMAAIPGVVAVLSWLFLKERITPRVAAGIACAVLGIALVSLSKSPDGAAAGSLLGNLLLCGAVVCEASYVVIGKRLTGNVSAKRISALVNLWGLALVTPLGLWQALSFDFGSVAPSMWWLLLFYALAASMWTVWLWMTGLRQVPASRAGVFTVMLPISAALVGILFLGERFSPAQAGAFALALLGLVLATWPGRHQTAVTLN; from the coding sequence TTGACCGCCATCGCCGCCCCGCACCGCCCCGTCTGGATCGCCTACACCTGCCTGGCCGCCAGCATGGCGCTGGTCGGCAGCTACGTCGGCCTGTCGAAGTTGCTGGTGGCGGTGCTGCCGGTGTTCCTGCTGGCCTGGCTGCGCTTCGGCATCGCCGCGGTGGCCATGGCGCACTGGGTGCGCCGCCAGCCGGGTGAGGCGCCGCTGTCGTCGCACGACCGCCGGCTGCTGTTCCTGGAGTCCTTCCTCGGCAACTTCCTGTTTTCCATCTGCGTGCTGTTCGGCGTGCGGCTCACCACCGCGCTGGCGGCCGGCGTGATCATGGCCGCCATCCCCGGCGTGGTGGCGGTGCTGTCCTGGCTGTTCCTGAAGGAGCGCATCACGCCGCGCGTGGCGGCCGGCATCGCCTGCGCGGTGCTGGGCATTGCGCTGGTGTCGCTGAGCAAATCACCCGACGGCGCAGCCGCCGGCTCGCTGCTGGGCAACCTGCTGCTGTGCGGCGCGGTGGTGTGTGAAGCCAGCTACGTGGTCATCGGCAAGCGGCTCACCGGCAACGTCTCGGCCAAGCGCATCAGCGCGCTGGTCAACCTGTGGGGGCTGGCGCTGGTCACGCCGCTGGGGCTGTGGCAGGCGCTGAGTTTCGACTTCGGCAGCGTGGCGCCCTCGATGTGGTGGCTGCTGCTGTTCTACGCGCTGGCCGCCAGCATGTGGACGGTGTGGCTGTGGATGACCGGCCTGCGCCAGGTGCCCGCCTCGCGCGCCGGCGTCTTCACCGTGATGCTGCCGATCAGCGCCGCGCTGGTCGGCATCTTGTTCCTGGGTGAGCGTTTCAGCCCCGCCCAGGCCGGCGCGTTCGCCCTGGCACTGCTGGGGCTGGTGCTGGCCACCTGGCCGGGCCGCCATCAAACCGCGGTGACGTTGAACTGA
- a CDS encoding type III glutamate--ammonia ligase, which yields MNTLTTELQAQGVHTLLVQFTDLHGVAKGKLLPLHQLPAAVMPGAGFSGPSIAGTGLPRTGPRSEYWARADLATLRALPWMPGVAHVVADGFVDGEPFEACPRQVLRRALARLAAHGLQMQVGIEPEFFLLRQIDGRWQPVDERDRLDKPSYDLKSLPRQLPFLHALRQALEAAGLQVLQLDHEDAHGQYEVNFLHANPLCSADRLMLFKQAAHTLAEQQGAVFSMMPKPFADQPGSGLHCHVSLQAADGQPVAPALLQRFIAGVLAHSGALCAVAAPTVNSYKRLTVGPSITGTTWAPAFVAHGPNNRTALVRTLPGRFEWRLPDASANPYLALATMIAAGVDGIEREMAPPPACELDLFTLPAADRERLGIGLLPQSLAEAVAALQADAVVQAALGPVLAAEFIAAKQAEWLAYARHVSDWEWTRYASAF from the coding sequence TTGAACACCTTGACCACCGAGCTGCAGGCCCAGGGCGTGCACACGCTGCTGGTGCAGTTCACCGACCTGCATGGCGTGGCCAAGGGCAAGCTGCTGCCGCTGCACCAGCTGCCGGCCGCGGTGATGCCCGGCGCCGGCTTTTCCGGCCCGTCGATCGCCGGCACCGGCCTGCCCCGCACCGGCCCGCGCAGCGAATACTGGGCGCGCGCCGACCTGGCCACGCTGCGCGCCCTGCCCTGGATGCCCGGCGTCGCCCATGTGGTGGCCGATGGCTTCGTGGACGGCGAGCCGTTTGAAGCCTGCCCGCGCCAGGTGCTGCGCCGCGCGCTGGCCCGCCTGGCCGCCCATGGCCTGCAGATGCAGGTGGGCATCGAGCCCGAGTTCTTTCTGCTGCGCCAGATCGATGGCCGCTGGCAGCCAGTGGACGAACGCGACCGGCTGGACAAGCCTTCCTACGACCTGAAGAGCCTGCCACGGCAGCTGCCCTTCCTGCACGCGCTGCGGCAGGCGCTGGAAGCCGCCGGCCTGCAGGTGCTGCAGCTGGACCATGAAGACGCGCACGGCCAGTACGAGGTCAACTTCCTGCACGCCAACCCGCTGTGCAGCGCCGACCGGCTGATGCTGTTCAAGCAGGCCGCCCACACGCTGGCCGAGCAGCAGGGCGCGGTGTTCTCGATGATGCCCAAGCCCTTTGCCGACCAGCCGGGCAGCGGCCTGCATTGCCATGTCTCGCTGCAGGCGGCCGATGGCCAGCCGGTGGCGCCGGCCCTGCTGCAGCGCTTCATCGCCGGTGTGCTGGCGCACAGCGGCGCCTTGTGTGCGGTGGCGGCCCCCACGGTGAACTCGTACAAGCGGCTGACAGTGGGCCCGTCGATCACCGGTACCACCTGGGCGCCAGCCTTCGTGGCCCATGGTCCGAACAACCGCACGGCGCTGGTGCGCACCCTGCCCGGCCGCTTCGAATGGCGGCTGCCCGATGCCTCGGCCAACCCTTACCTGGCCCTGGCTACGATGATCGCCGCCGGCGTGGACGGCATCGAGCGCGAGATGGCCCCGCCACCCGCGTGCGAGCTGGACCTGTTCACGCTGCCGGCCGCGGACCGTGAGCGGCTGGGCATCGGCCTGCTGCCGCAAAGCCTGGCCGAAGCGGTGGCCGCCCTGCAGGCCGACGCGGTGGTGCAGGCCGCGCTGGGCCCGGTGCTGGCGGCCGAGTTCATCGCCGCCAAGCAGGCCGAATGGCTGGCCTATGCGCGCCATGTGAGTGACTGGGAATGGACAAGGTACGCTAGCGCGTTCTGA
- a CDS encoding aldehyde dehydrogenase yields MNWAERAATVRFDGRSLIDGERRDALGGECFDKHSPIDGRLLGPVVRGQAADIDTAVRSARAAFDDGRWARQAPAARKKVLQRFAELILAAKDELALLETLDMGKPIGHALAVDVPATARAIAWYAEAIDKVYDEIAPTGPQALALITREPMGVVGVIVPWNYPMIMAAWKLGPALATGNSVVLKPSEKSPYTAMRLAELALQAGLPPGVLNVVPGYGHEAGEALALHMDVDAVGFTGSTRVGRKMLEYAGRSNLKRVYNELGGKSAFVVFPDVADVGRAARTLAGSIFFNQGESCNAPSRVLVHESIADDFVKTVAAEAPAWQPGHPLDAATQMGALVDEGQLRTVLGYIEAGHAEGARLVTGGQQARAETGGYYVQPTVFDGVANGMKIAREEIFGPVVSVIRFRDEAEAIALANDSAYGLQASVWSDNVHRAHRVARALRAGTVHVNQYDEDDITVPFGGYKQSGNGRDKSLHALDKYTELKTTWLRIDP; encoded by the coding sequence TTGAACTGGGCCGAGCGCGCGGCCACGGTCCGCTTCGACGGCCGCAGCCTGATCGACGGCGAGCGCCGCGACGCGCTCGGCGGCGAATGCTTCGACAAGCACTCGCCGATCGACGGCCGGCTGCTGGGCCCGGTGGTGCGCGGCCAGGCGGCCGACATCGACACCGCGGTGCGCAGCGCCCGCGCCGCCTTCGACGACGGCCGCTGGGCCCGGCAGGCGCCGGCTGCCCGCAAGAAGGTGCTGCAGCGCTTTGCCGAGCTGATCCTGGCCGCCAAGGACGAGCTGGCGCTGCTGGAAACGCTGGACATGGGCAAGCCCATCGGCCATGCACTGGCGGTGGACGTGCCGGCCACGGCCCGCGCCATCGCCTGGTATGCCGAGGCCATCGACAAGGTGTACGACGAGATCGCGCCCACCGGCCCGCAGGCCTTGGCGCTGATCACCCGCGAGCCCATGGGCGTGGTGGGGGTCATCGTGCCCTGGAACTACCCGATGATCATGGCCGCCTGGAAGCTGGGGCCGGCGCTGGCCACCGGCAACTCGGTGGTGCTCAAGCCCAGCGAGAAGTCGCCCTACACCGCGATGCGGCTGGCCGAGCTGGCGCTGCAGGCCGGCCTGCCGCCGGGCGTGCTGAACGTGGTGCCCGGCTACGGCCATGAGGCCGGCGAGGCACTGGCGCTGCACATGGACGTGGATGCGGTGGGCTTCACCGGCAGCACCCGCGTGGGCCGCAAGATGCTGGAGTACGCCGGCCGCAGCAACCTCAAGCGCGTCTACAACGAGCTGGGCGGCAAGTCGGCGTTCGTGGTGTTTCCCGACGTGGCCGACGTGGGCCGCGCGGCCCGCACCCTGGCCGGCAGCATCTTCTTCAACCAGGGCGAAAGCTGCAACGCGCCTTCGCGCGTGCTGGTGCACGAAAGCATCGCCGATGACTTCGTGAAGACCGTGGCCGCCGAGGCCCCCGCCTGGCAGCCCGGCCATCCGCTCGACGCGGCCACGCAGATGGGCGCGCTGGTGGACGAAGGCCAGCTGCGCACGGTGCTGGGCTACATCGAAGCCGGCCACGCCGAAGGCGCGCGGCTGGTGACGGGCGGCCAGCAGGCGCGCGCCGAGACCGGCGGCTACTACGTGCAGCCCACGGTGTTCGACGGCGTGGCCAACGGCATGAAGATCGCCCGCGAGGAGATCTTCGGCCCGGTGGTCTCCGTGATCCGCTTCCGCGACGAGGCCGAGGCCATCGCGCTGGCCAATGACAGCGCCTACGGCCTGCAGGCCAGCGTGTGGAGTGACAACGTGCACCGCGCCCACCGCGTGGCGCGTGCGCTGCGCGCCGGCACCGTGCACGTGAACCAGTACGACGAGGACGACATCACCGTGCCCTTCGGCGGCTACAAGCAAAGCGGCAACGGGCGCGACAAGAGCCTGCATGCGCTGGACAAGTACACCGAGCTGAAGACCACCTGGCTGCGCATCGACCCTTGA
- a CDS encoding DUF3138 family protein, producing the protein MSIHRPLTLLATAVALAYPALAGAQTTNEQLLQELRELKSRVGELEKKLKDAESKLPPAGASWGMTPDQAAELNRLTVKADAAEDNTERLGFKDLKISGYIEPTYIYNKLQNRSGFQFLNQQSDGYFYDTSYFGAAVIDLTKEMEGGTIWKLTLSPNRGVGALIDGKSIIQEASVSVPMGGLQTRLIAGQIPDWSGYEYQQPTLNPFTTHNLLYDFTLPAGYTGVGLTQQWDKWLFKGMVANVNTPIRVSGEKSPVIVYRGDYAKGEFSGFGFAGLHGKSPNANTGSSTTAHLFEVDGYFTRGEWTFQGQASVGRQKDAAITPDADGNWRDASWWGLSGLMGYMVTPRLQALVRADYINNKKNGGGLYTYNGYYNPDEGTFNDSRNGIGPGLGEDANRGANRYALTFGMKYAINPQTAVKVEYRLDGADRAVFEDVKTGDFKKRNHLLGTSLVVAF; encoded by the coding sequence CGCCCAGACCACCAACGAGCAGCTGCTGCAGGAGCTGCGCGAGCTGAAGTCCCGCGTCGGCGAGCTGGAAAAGAAGCTCAAGGACGCCGAGAGCAAGCTGCCGCCCGCCGGCGCCAGCTGGGGCATGACGCCCGACCAGGCCGCCGAGCTGAACCGGCTGACGGTCAAGGCCGATGCCGCCGAGGACAACACCGAGCGCCTGGGCTTCAAGGACTTGAAGATCAGCGGCTACATCGAGCCGACCTACATCTACAACAAGCTGCAGAACCGCTCGGGCTTCCAGTTCCTGAACCAGCAGTCGGACGGCTACTTCTACGACACCTCGTACTTCGGTGCGGCGGTGATCGACCTGACCAAGGAAATGGAAGGCGGCACGATCTGGAAGCTGACGCTGTCGCCCAACCGCGGCGTCGGCGCGCTGATCGACGGCAAGAGCATCATCCAGGAAGCCAGCGTCTCGGTGCCGATGGGCGGCCTGCAGACGCGGCTGATCGCGGGCCAGATCCCGGACTGGTCGGGCTACGAGTACCAGCAGCCCACGCTCAATCCCTTCACCACGCACAACCTGCTGTACGACTTCACCCTGCCCGCCGGCTACACCGGCGTCGGGCTGACGCAGCAGTGGGACAAGTGGCTGTTCAAGGGCATGGTGGCCAACGTCAACACGCCCATCCGTGTCTCGGGCGAGAAGTCGCCGGTCATCGTCTACCGCGGCGACTATGCCAAGGGTGAGTTCAGCGGCTTCGGCTTTGCCGGCCTGCACGGCAAGTCGCCCAACGCCAACACCGGCAGCAGCACCACCGCACACCTGTTCGAGGTGGACGGCTACTTCACCCGCGGCGAATGGACCTTCCAGGGCCAGGCCAGCGTGGGCAGGCAGAAGGACGCCGCCATCACGCCCGACGCGGACGGCAACTGGCGCGACGCCAGCTGGTGGGGCCTGTCGGGCCTGATGGGCTACATGGTGACGCCGCGGCTGCAGGCCCTGGTGCGCGCCGACTACATCAACAACAAGAAGAACGGCGGCGGGCTGTACACCTACAACGGCTACTACAACCCCGACGAAGGCACCTTCAACGACAGCCGCAACGGCATCGGCCCTGGCTTGGGCGAGGACGCCAACCGCGGCGCCAACCGCTACGCCCTCACCTTCGGCATGAAGTACGCCATCAACCCGCAGACCGCGGTGAAGGTGGAGTACCGGCTGGACGGCGCCGACCGCGCGGTGTTCGAAGACGTCAAGACCGGCGACTTCAAGAAGCGCAACCATCTGCTGGGCACCTCGCTGGTGGTGGCGTTTTGA